The proteins below are encoded in one region of Apium graveolens cultivar Ventura chromosome 4, ASM990537v1, whole genome shotgun sequence:
- the LOC141719423 gene encoding uncharacterized protein LOC141719423, producing the protein MRELKISESYRDKRDRSSSPDERRKTYRRSSSPKKSARGKETTKDSGRPYTSKWQTHTPLVASIDHIYATYVGKGVFRKATPLTDYNKRDTSKYCAYHEATGHDTADCRQLKDEIETLIRQGKLTEWVVKEVRRHRTDYHTVPPPPPEDKERVPRAGSIHIILGGSHIGGDSRKAMDRYAREAKDKPLTNVNHLSQRPPELFEREVDDIVFKENDAKWVHYPHTDALVIKMKIGTALKAAESRNASREVAEAGECDIPMEEAKGRKRIRPEDHETCNLISIEELPENYFEHMGIHVEPRPGALLMKASQPIMLIQEGIVEEASDEEESPEQITATLRRGKWARKETTITMDPSDGITRTVTATSERLINPTQAHQTELKDAEGLAITEMEKTSEARADLDPRMPSMVERAGAAEDTIPILVDPNDPSKVLRIGSNLSPDLREDLARFLRENLDVFAWSHSDMIGINPNDICHRLNLDPKKKGVRQKRRPISGERAEALREEVDRLMEAGLVREAFYPVWLANPVLVKKPNDQEHTSFITDRGLYCYIGMPFGLLNAGATYQRLVNKMFKHQLGKTMEAYVDDMLVKSKEARDHVRHLAEMFQILREYRMKLNPQKCVFGVESGKFLGFIVNHRGIEANPAKIQALLEMRSPRRVKDVQSLTGRVAALNRFVSKSSDKCQEFFKAIKGMGRNFKWTEECEEAFQNIKKHLSSPPMLTNPKAGETLILYLAVSDFAISAVLVREEDGVQLPVDYKPRTAIKGQALADFVLEFPPHQEVEPGALIVIPSTEEVGLERQNSAPWWSLYVDGASNGDGAGAGIELISPEAHKIRHATHLAFHATNNDAEYEALINGLKLALEMKVENLNVFSDSMIVVYQVNGGYQAKGPRTELYLKCAQRIIARFNEVRLELIPRGQNEGADELAKLGSRRESTLLGTVPLDIQRQPSVPEHEVGSLNNELGPTWMTSILAYIREGSLPDEKNEARRIKYKAARYVIYDEILYRRGFSVPLLKCIHGEECNYILRELEEKKGAWPEELAQVLWSYNTTPRTTTGETPFSLVYGCEAMVPVEVGAGSFRRDNYDSEANEVNHRLYLDMIEETREEAQIRIAAYQQRTARHYNSKVRARSFKVGDLVLRRVMPNTKVVSHGVLGANWEGPYKIKSVRWEGTYHLNDMQDKLIPRAWNAEHLRKYYQ; encoded by the exons ATGAGAGAGCTGAAAATCAGCGAAAGCTATCGAGACAAGAGGGACCGATCCTCAAGCCCTGACGAAAGGAGGAAGACATATCGGCGTAGTTCGAGCCCAAAAAAGTCTGCCCGTGGCAAAGAGACCACAAAAGATTCGGGGAGGCCTTATACAAGCAAATGGCAGACACACACCCCTCTGGTAGCCTCTATCGACCACATATATGCTACATATGTGGGGAAGGGGGTATTCAGGAAGGCAACTCCTCTCACAGACTACAATAAAAGAGACACTTCGAAGTATTGTGCATACCATGAGGCCACCGGACACGATACAGCTGATTGTAGACAACTAAAGGATGAGATCGAGACTTTGATTAGACAAGGGAAGCTTACGGAGTGGGTTGTCAAGGAGGTTCGAAGACACAGGACGGATTATCATACCGTCCCTCCTCCACCCCCAGAAGACAAAGAAAGGGTCCCTCGGGCTGGTAGtattcatattattctaggcgggtctcacATTGGTGGAGACAGCCGGAAGGCGATGGACAGATATGCTCGGGAAGCAAAGGACAAGCCGCTCACCAACGTCAATCATCTAAGCCAAAGGCCCCCGGAGCTCTTTGAAAGGGAGGTCGATGATATCGTATTTAAAGAGAATGATGCAAAATGGGTGCATTACCCTCATACCGATGCCCTagtcataaaaatgaagattgggacg GCACTCAAAGCGGCCGAGTCAAGAAATGCCTCAAGGGAGGTAGCTGAAGCAGGTGAGTGCGACATCCCCATGGAAGAGGCAAAGGGCAGGAAAAGAATACGTCCTGAGGACCACGAGACTTGTAATTTGATTTCAATTGAGGAGTTGCCCGAGAACTACTTCGAGCACATGGGAATTCATGTGGAACCACGCCCAGGGGCCTTACTAATGAAAGCATCTCAGCCCATCATGTTGATACAAGAGGGGATTGTAGAGGAagcaagtgatgaagaagagagcccAGAACAAATCACTGCAACACTTAGGAGAGGGAAGTGGGCACGCAAAGAAACAACAATCACTATGGACCCATCCGACGGAATCACTCGAACTGTAACTGCGACCTCTGAACGCTTGATAAACCCGACCCAAGCTCACCAAACCGAGCTCAAGGATGCGGAAGGTTTGGCAATCACGGAAATGGAAAAAACTAGCGAAGCTCGAGCAGATCTAGACCCGAGAATGCCCTCAATGGTCGAGAGGGCCGGGGCCGCGGAGGACACAATCCCGATCTTGGTAGACCCAAATGATCCCTCCAAGGTACTCAGAATAGGCTCTAACCTAAGTCCTGACTTGAGAGAGGATCTAGCCCGCTTCCTAAGGGAGaatttggatgtctttgcatggtcacactcTGATATGATAGGGATAAACCCAAATGACATATGCCACCGGCTCAACTTGGACCCGAAAAAGAAGGGGGTTAGGCAAAAGAGACGGCCGATTAGTGGAGAGAGGGCAGAGGCCCTCAGAGAAGAAGTGGATAGATTAATGGAGGCAGGACTTGTGAGAGAAGCCTTCTACCCCGTGTGGCTGGCCAACCCTGTGCTTGTCAAGAAGCCCAATG atcaggagcacacctcctttATTACTGATCGGGGCCTTTACTGTTACATCGGGATGCCCTTCGGGCTCCTTAATGCGGGGGCAACCTATCAGAGGCTGGTGAATAAGATGTTCAAACATCAATTGGGGAAGACTATGGAGGCCTATGTAGACGACATGCTGGTAAAATCGAAAGAAGCGAGGGATCATGTCCGCCACCTGGCAGAAATGTTCCAGATCCTAAGGGAGTACAGAATGAAACTCAACCCCCAGAAATGCGTGTTTGGGGTTGAATCGGGgaagtttttgggatttattgtcaACCATAGAGGCATTGAGGCCAACCCAGCCAAGATACAAGCACTACTCGAGATGAGATCCCCTCGACGGGTGAAGGATGTTCAAAGCTTAACAGGACGAGTGGCTGCCTTAAACCGCTTCGTCTCAAAATCCTCCGATAAATGCCAAGAGTTCTTCAAAGCAATCAAAGGAATGGGGAGGAACTTTAAGTGGACCGAAGAATGTGAGGAAGCCTTTCAGAACATAAAGAAGCATCTCAGTAGCCCTCCCATGTTGACCAACCCAAAAGCAGGAGAAACTTTGATCCTATACTTGGCCGTCTCCGACTTTGCAATAAGTGCAGTATTAGTCCGAGAGGAGGATGGTGTCCAGCTCCCg gtggattataagccaagGACTGCGATCAAAGGCCAAGCCCTGGCCGATTTTGTGCTAGAATTTCCCCCTCATCAAGAAGTGGAGCCGGGAGCCCTTATTGTTATACCTAGCACAGAAGAAGTTGGACTGGAAAGACAAAATAGTGCCCCATGGTGGAGCCTATATGTGGATGGTGCCTCTAACGGTGATGGAGCAGGAGCTGGAATCGAGCTAATCAGCCCAGAGGCTCACAAAATCAGACATGCGACCCATCTGGCCTTTCAtgcaaccaacaatgatgctgagtatgaggccCTGATCAACGGTCTCAAGCTAGCTTTGGAAATGAAGGTCGAGAATTTGAATGTATTTAGCGACTCCATGATTGTGGTCTATCAGGTAAATGGGGGGTATCAAGCTAAGGGGCCGAGAACAGAGCTTTACCTGAAGTGCGCACAGAGGATAATCGCAAGATTCAACGAGGTGAGGCTGGAACTAATCCCGCGTGGGCAGAATGAAGGCGCGGACGAGCTAGCTAAGCTCGGTTCACGCCGCGAGAGCACTTTGCTAGGGACCGTGCCCCTTGATATACAGAGGCAACCTAGTGTGCCCGAGCACGAGGTGGGCAGCCTCAATAATGAGCTCGGCCCCACGTGGATGACATCTATTCTAGCATACATAAGAGAAGGTTCACTTCCGGATGAAAAGAACGAAGCAAGGAGAATAAAATACAAAGCAGCCCGCTATGTGATATACGACGAGATTCTATACAGAAGGGGGTTCAGTGTTCCTCTTCTGAAATGCATACATGGGGAGGAATGCAACTACATCCTAAGGGAA cttgaagagaagaaaggagcATGGCCAGAAGAACTCGCCCAGGTCCTATGGTCTTATAACACTACACCCCGAACCACAACTGGAGAGACCCCTTTCTCTCTGGTGTATGGGTGTGAAGCTATGGTGCCCGTTGAAGTGGGAGCAGGATCTTTTCGAAGGGACAACTATGACTCAGAGGCAAACGAGGTCAATCATCGGCTCTATTTGGATATGATCGAAGAAACTCGAGAAGAAGCTCAGATTAGGATTGCGGCATATCAGCAGAGGACAGCTAGGCATTACAACAGTAAGGTTCGAGCCCGATCTTTCAAGGTGGGAGATTTAGTTCTGCGCCGGGTCATGCCAAATACCAAGGTGGTGAGTCACGGAGTCTTGGGAGCAAATTGGGAAGGCCCTTACAAGATAAAATCGGTGCGctgggagggaacctaccacctcaatgatatgcaagACAAGTTGATCCCAAGAGCCTGGAACGCAGAACACCTtcgcaagtattatcagtaa